Genomic segment of Uranotaenia lowii strain MFRU-FL unplaced genomic scaffold, ASM2978415v1 HiC_scaffold_116, whole genome shotgun sequence:
TatagacattttaaaaacctgtcTGAGAATTTTTATCGACATGCAAAAAATGTCTGTCAGTTTTTGTcatggaatttgttttgttatgtcagtactgatatttacaaatggaattcaagaattcatcgATTTTTTCTTATCAATGTAAAGATAATCGAATATATTGTTGATGATgagcatttttgtaattatctatgaagtgtactgaaagtcctttaaaCGACATAAGGTACAATCTATTAACCAACCCATTCAATCACCCCAAATGACattaatgccatattcgttttcatctggtggaaagatggttgtgcaccaactgctgttaacttcatataaaaaaacgctttgacagcacttggtgcactaccggtgcaccaccaggatgaCGAATGTGGcataagtttaaatactaattattacagtggcaatAAACTactgctggattggtcgagaagctggtgagtttcattgcaacctagagagcagcggttcaattctctaggcatAAGTAAGCTtttgttatcaaaataatataattaaaatcaatgagatagaccatgatagaccggcaacccaGCAATCAATCAACCGGATTTTTTTGTCGGCGGGtaaaagattttgatattctcttagaagctgaatagcattctctacagccacctaaacgaatttcaaagtagcttaaaaacttaaattttgggctgataagtattctcttcagacagaaacgagagttgattaagcttctatgaaacctttttcaagggaattctggttgcttgagTATGCTTTGAATGACGCATAATTGGACGGCGGATGAATGTGTTAAGGAACTGTGGCAGTGAAATACTACTGTAATAAAgcttttgattcaatttatgaTTGGAATGTATATTGCTTGTAGTATAGTGAGCTCGGAGAAACAGCACAAAGTATCACTACTACTTTAATAATGATTTACTACTTTAATTTGATGGGAGTTTGATGATGGATGGTCGAATTAGGATGCGTTCTCCATCCAGGAGATTCAAATGTTAAAATCTGGAATTGTAGCTATGACAATGGGTTGgtcacacgctgcgaagagttgaaaacgagatttgtagATAGGCGCTTTAGTgaaatccagatgggcatcgaagaagaggcaggcctaGAAGCTCGTGGCAGCGTAATTAAGCCGCTGAAACGCAGTTGTCGAATACCTTGGCTGGCAGCTAGTAAAAACCGGACACCGGACAATCAGCGCCGGATCCTTAGGAAAAGCTTATTTAGTTCATTCAGatatgggacactttcttttgctgatagctcataTCTTAGTTATCGGACATACGAAGTTTTGATAGCATTTCgttgcctgtgaaaagtactatccggccttatatatttttgaaatctttttattattcgtAAAATGTCTGTACGTGAATGgtgaaaaagtatgcaaacactgtcaaaaatgtccaaaagcTTCGAATCATACGTTTGAGTGAAACACATGATCGGCCACTACGGTTAAGGGTTATCAGGAAAGTCAAGGCCATACCCAAAGTACTTTGAAATagacaaggtaggctattccgccCTCTTCAACTGTGTTGGTGAAAGGCtccaaaaaatagttatgagaatttttagcaaatgtatggaattcatctaaaaatcttattttttaaagaattggtaagtaataaaattttgaaaaaaatatgagcttATGCTCTTTAATACCATCAACTATGTTTGGCTCTTTGAATtagtaaaaagtttgatttggtGGGTTTTTGGTGactggaaaacaaaaattttgttgctttttgtAATGTGATAGCCagttcttatgaaaatttcCAAAGTAATCTCACATAACGACTAAAAGTCATCGAAATATTATGTGCACTGCttatttcataaaatacttGCTAAGAATGCAGGAatttttttcgttgattttaTCATACATTACCTACCGTTCCATATGACCTCTGAGAATCAATCTTTGATTTAAAGCACTTTTCAGAAGAAACAAACGgctaataaagacaaaattaacaattttgatttctgtTCCATAAAAAACCAGTAATATTTCACAACTATTTTTGTTTGTAGTAGGAATGCcgtgtacatacacggagctgCCAAATGAGGTTAACCtgttatatttcaaagtactatgggcAATaccaaatcaattttcaataaacgtaaaactaagtgtagatcgccgAAATGTTCAGCATTGTTTTCTCCGATACGCTAAAAGTACTGCATAGCTTTGACTAttaaaacctaacctcaaacaacaaatgtTTGCTAGTTTCAGAGTGCGTAAGCTGTAAAGCCGGTATCGAAGCTGTTGTGGTAAAATAAACTCCTCAGAGCAGCATTCTTTTTCTAGCAGCTTGAAgctaaaatataatttattcgTTTAGCAAATTATTAAGGTTTATGTTTAATACAAATAGTGGTGACTTACATTTAGTATATTTTTCCAAAGACTGTTGCTTGAATGACTACCGGTATGCAAAGTCTGATCGGTCTATGAAGGTTACTTTTGCTAAGTGGCCTAAATTTTAGTGAAATattctttttaatatgttttaccAATTTTAGTTTCTCTTTGTACTTACGGAATCACAAACTTCGATTGATTTTAAATCCAGAGAAACGATTCCAAATGAAATGTTGGATCCGATTGATCCTTTTCAAAACCTCACGTGGTCAAGTTTTCTTCCCTTTTGCCTAATGTACGATTGAATATATGTTAAGATAATTTAAACTACAAATATCGTTCTCTACTTACAGGTTTGAGTATATAATATAAACTTTTGTATAAAGAAGAAACTTATTACTCCACTTAAaggaaaatgtaattttaacgaTTTAGAGTAGAACGTCTTGCACTTCTTAAATTCGCACGCAAAATGATGACTCATCTTCTCCCTTTACGTTGACATCCGCTGTCACGACATGACATCGGCTATCACGGTTTTGACAGTTGCTTCCTTTCCAGCAGGGGTGTTCGGTGCTGCCCAGTGAGTGTATCGTACACTCAATAATCCCCCACCCGTAAACCTGGTCCAGATTAGATCCCTGAAGTCGTCGTCTTAATCGGAGCAGAGTTACCACTAATATCAAACGTCGGGCCAGAaaagctctctggagccaccatttctGCTGCATCAGTGTTAGCTGTGAGCTCGAGTACAGCAAGATTTGCCGTTCCGCGTCTGAATACTCCTCCTGTCGTGCGCACCATGGCCTGGCGTATGCGACCATCACTGGAAACGATAGGTTGCTCGATGATACCGCGTACCCAAGCTTTTCGTCGATTTCCTTCCACGATGTACACGAGATCACCCTTTTGCAGCGGAGTCGTTTCGGAGAACCATTTCGCTCGTTGATTAACAATTGGCACATATTCTTTAATCCACTTTTTCCACAGTACGTCAGCAAATTCCTGCGACCTTTTGTAGGAGTCACGCAGCGCTTCTGCTGGATTCGTTGGCTTGATGACCTCTTGCGATTCGTTTGGATTCAAACCACGTAGAAAACTGTTCGGACAGAATGGTTCATTGCCTGCTTCCTGTGACACTACAGTCAAATGGCGACTGTTGATGATATCTTCTGCTTCGGCGAGTGTTGTTAATAGAATTTCGTCGTTCAACTTACGACCATCGTCGAGAGCTCCCATGATGCTTTTCACGGAGCGCACCATCCTCTCCCACGCTCCTCCCATGTGGGGCGTTGCTGGAGGTATAAAATGCCAGCTGGTGGTGGCACTAGTGAATTCGTCGGCACAAACAGTTTGGATGTCTCGAACTTGTTGTGTAATTTCTTTACTTGCTCCACGCAGGTTCGTACCGTTATCAGAAAAATATTCTGAAGGTGGGCCGCGGCGGTTTACGAAACGTCGAATGGCCATAAGGCATGACTGCGCGGATAAACTGTGCGCCACCTCCAAATGCACTGCTCTTACGACCAAACAGGTGAATACAACAACCCAGCGCTTCTCTCTTCTTCGTCCAACGGCAACTTCGATAGGGCCCAAATAATCCAGGCCGACAAAGGTGAATGGTCTTTTAAAAGGAGTAAGTCGTTGTATAGGTAAAGAGGCCATACGTGGAGTCTCCGGCatacattttctcattttgcacCACATACCACATGTCAAACCATTTATGACAAATCGCTGCATTATCTCGTTCTTAACAGATTCTCTGAACCCGTGTCCGTATCGTTCGTGGTATTGGCGGACAAGAAGCTCAGAAACGTAATGAATTCTTGGCAGAATGATAGGAAACCGGAGATCAAATGGCAAGAATTCGGCCTTTTCAGTGCGTCCTTCCATTCGTAGCACGCCGTTGGAATCAATTAATGGAACTAGTTTGAATAACGGACTTGATTTTTCCAtcggtaccgtcaaacggggcatcatgcaacagcggggttgaatgcaacatttatataacaccacacagattcaatttttaatttaatgtaatgagataaagttatcttttaatgattgcaaaatgatgatgacatagtttcttgaatcctaagatagtttttttttaaatttttgattttcatataaaatttgaaaaatcgaacaatgaatgaacaatttttaacatttttcggtgccgtaaaaaactttacccagtatgacggattggcttgataatatcacctacaaactttatactggtttcctcatcttataccaacattgaccatgtggaaatatttttcgaacaatcactcaatttttttaaataaatatttttataattcagttacccgtctggggtaaaatgcaacaaaatgcaaatcggaactaaatctcataaatcgcttcccatatgctgggatatgattgttttgcattatgctccagttaacattaaaatttcatccattcctagatttattttcatgatttgaactaatagaatattttgtagtattttttacccctaaatgtatgcagaagattaacactttttttcttaaaaacatttttgtcagaaaaaattaaaaatttaattcgaacaaaaccaaaatttactgcaattggtgctttatgcgttatgacatcacaaatgaatcaaaaactatgaattttcaatcgttttcatttgattttttataaattaaagagtttgttgcaatttacccctttttcttagtggggtgaaaatcgcatgtttttgtaaatttaaaaataactggagaaaccaataatttttctgactacgtcagtttggtgacCCATCtaccttgaaacttttgatgtacaagaggtatgattatttgacaggattaagattttagaagccattgaagttgaaatttgttgcatgttgccccagttgacggtatccaCTTAGTAGAGGGAAGATTTGCGTTGCGTTTGAGAATTTTAATCTCTTCTGAATAAACTTCgctttgtgccaatttaaaaagTACAATTTCGGCACGCTGATGTTCATCTTGTTTCAAAGGTAATTTTTCAGAGGGAATTTCAACTTTAataattttctgtatttttacaGTTGTCAACACGGCTTCTATAGGTTGGCCTTTACGCCTGCGACGGCAGTTGGAGATAAAACGAAGGACGCATGCTACAGTTCGAACCGCTACGTTCCATTTTGAGAACCTTGAAACATCGATGAGACTGTTGGGAAGCTCGATTCCATGGAAAAGATGGACTACTTTTATTTCCGTCTTCGTATTCGCTGATGGCAGATTCTGTTGAGGCCATTCTGACGGGGGGAGGTAGAGATAATCGGGTCCCCGGAACCAAGGACTTTCATCGGAGAGGTTCGATAAGAGGCCCCACTTCGTTAATAAATCGGCCACATTCATTTTGGACGGAACATATCGCCAATCAGTCAGCTTCGTTAGGCTTAAAATTTCACCGATTATAAAAGCAACAAATGATTGATATTTGCGTTGATCTGATTGGATCCACGACAAGACTGTACGTGAGTCCgtccaataaaaaatttgatctacGTGAAGCGAATGATTATTCTTGATGGTGTTTCCCAAATTTGCACCTTGAACTGCTGCCTTCAACTCAAGTCGCGGGATTGAAAGCTGCTTAATCGGAGCAACTTTAGAACGTGCCATTACTAAAGAACATTTTACGACATTTTCTACTGAAATTCTCAAATACGCGACACAACCAAATGCGTTTTCTCCGGCATCCGTGAAAATATGCAGTTGTATTTCACCGAATTGATCCGACGATGTATTTCCAAAATAGCTTCTGGGTACCCTGATGTTTTCCACGATAGAAAATCCTGCAATCCACTGGTTCCACTTAACCAAAGAATCCGAATCAATTGGCTCATCCCATTGACATCCCGTTCTCCACAGATCTTGAATGAGCATCTTGCCCAAAACGGTGAATGGTGCCAGAAAGCCAATCGGATCGAAGAGGGACATGACCGTACTAAGAACCGATCTTTTAGTGGGTCGTTCCGTTGATGTAGATGACACGTTGGCGGGAATAGCAAAGGAGAATACGTCCAGTTGAGTGTCCCAAGCGATTCCAAGAACTCTCTCGTGTTGTGTCAACTTATCCCGATGCAGATGAACAACCTGCTCTTTGGACCCAGCGTGAGCGCCCAAATTTCGCAGAACTTCCGGGGAGTTTGATGTCCAATTAGTGATTTCAAAACCTCCTTTCAAGTGGATAAACCGCACATCCTTCGCCCGCTGAATAGCTTCATCTTCTGAGTCAAAGCTATCGTAGTAGTCGTCTACGTAATGGCGATTAATTATCGCGTCGGCTGCTTCAGGATGACTTGTGGAAAATTCTTTTGCGTTGATGTTTTTCACAAATTGTGCCGAGCACGGGGAACTTGTGGCACCGAAGGTGGCTACGTCCATTACAAAAACAGTAGGAGATTCTTCTTGAGGAAATCGGTATAAAAATCGTTGAGCTTGTTTATCAGCTTCTCTAATTTGGAGCTGATGATACATCTCCCTTATATCGCCTCCCACGGCTACTTTTCTTTCTCGGAATTTGCAAATTACTGCAGGGAGCGATGACAACAAGTCGGGGCCTTTTAACAAGTTGGAATTGAGCGAAACACCTTGGACAGTGGCCGCAGCATCCCAAACCAGACGTATTTTGAGTGGCTTTTTTGGGTTTAGCACAACATTTAGGGGGAGGTACCAGATGGACGAGGGATCAGTATTTTCTAACTCACCTTGGGTCGCCTTGTGACaataaccttttttcaaatactcCTCTATTTGCTGACGGACAGCTTGTTGCAGTTTCGGATCACGAGAAAGCCGGCGTTCCAGAGCTGCCATTCTCTTCGATGCCATGGGAAAGCTGTCGGGAAAATTCGGTTTCTGGCTCCACAACAGCCCCGTTTCGAACCTATCTCCTATCCGCACGGTGGTTGCTTCGAGAATCTCACGAGCTCGTCTAATGTCTTCTGGCTCTACGAACTTCACGTGTGGTGATGGGACTTCTTCCAGAGCGTAAAAGGCTCCCATCAGATCGTGTAATTCTCGATTACTAATGGATTGGATTAGATGGTGGTTGATATGATGACGATGAGATTTCTTCTGAGAGTCGGGACCGTATATTGTCCAACCTAGCGCAGAGCGTACGGCGATTGGCTCACCAGGACCGCCTACCCTGGATTCCAAAGGAGCAAATAGGTGCAAATTGTCAAGTCCTATAAGCACTCTAGGCACTTCGAGTTCAATTTGTGGTAACGGAATTCCTTGCAGATGACGATACTTTTCCATAGTTTTATGGGTACTATCCGTTTTGCGGGGAAGTTTCAATTCGTCAACGGTATGGgttgaattcaatttaaatttctgttCGGAATCTAGAGCGGATACtaagaaatcaattttcctTGAGCTGTCTTCGTGGCGCTTAATATTGCCGGTCCACAGGATGACTAATGGTTCATGGATTCCCTTCGCATTCAGAGATTTGGCTATCGAATTTTCAACCAGTGAAGTGGACGCTCCCTCATCAAGAAACGCTAAAGTGTGTATTGACCTTTCTCCGTAGTAAAGCGTTATCGGAATCATGCGAAAATAACCGTGCGAGATACTTTGAAATGGACGTTGCATTCGGCTACGGCATGGTGCACTGTTTCTTCTATGCAATGCAGAAGTGAATGATGGCTCGCTTTACAATTAGCAACATTACACTTCCCTTTGAAGGTGCATTTAACTTTACCGTGGTCGCTTAGGCAAATTAAACATAGTTTCAATCTGTCTACTAACTTTCGGCGCTCAGCAAGTGGAAGCGAAGAAAAATCATCGCAGAATCTCAATTTATGGTCCGTTCTCTTACACATCGGACAAGATTTTCGTGTTCTAGGTACCACATAACTCTGCGTAGCTGCAGCCACCTTCGCATCATGCGCATTTACATGCTCCTTCTTCTTATGCTTGTTTCGCCCCACGTCGTTGGAAACCCTACTTGAGGAACGCTCGCCTTCAAAGTCTGCTACCTCAGACACCTCCGCAACAATTTCGTTCATAAAATTCGTGAACATTCGAAGAGGAGTTCCTACGTTCCGTTTTTTGTAACGGACCCATGACAGCTGATAATCCGACGGCAGCTTGTTGACCAGCTCTCCGACGAGCATAGGATTGCTCATGTGATCATGCAGCTTTGCTGCCTCCAGATGGTCACATAGTTGTTTAACCGCGATACCAAAGTATAGAAATGTCTCAAGTCTATCAGTACGAGGAGCTTGAGCTTTGCGAACTTTTGCTAAGAGggacttcaaaattttctcggGATTTCCGAAAAGTTGGCGTAGATCTTCGATCGCTTCCGGCACGGATTCAGGTAGCAGTAGTCGACTTTGAACAGCTTCTTTTGCCAGGCCCTGCAAGCTATCCTGAAGGCGTTTCAGGTTGTCGGTGTTCGTGAAACCGCAAGCTGCGGTTGTAGTTTCATAACAACTTATGAAGAATGGCCACACTTCTGGCTCCCCTCGAAATACAGGCAAGTGTTTTGATGCCGCCTGACGTGCAGCTAACTGCTCTTTCGTCGGTCCCATGGCATTCAAAGTTCGTAGATGGACTTCCGGATCAGTTCGATCTCTTCGCTCTAGGATGTTTCTTATGACACTTCGTTCGTTTGCTGTCAAATCGAAACGTTCCTCCAGTTCGTGGAAGTAAGGCGAAAATTCTGCTGCGTTTTCTTCCGGATATATCCCAGAAACCATTCTCGAAGCCATTCTAGGTGGTCCTTGTTCAGGTAATAGTGATGAATTGACCTGCTGACGTTGTTCGGGAAACAAATCGTGCTTCTTCAAATCGTCGTTTTGTTTATTTCCTCGTTGACAGAAAATCGTGTCCATAGAGATTTCTCCGGTGGCCAATTTCTTGGGAAAAGCTCCCCTAACATCACGGTGAGCGTCTACCCAACGTTCCGTTTTGCCTGAGGCAGTATCCGGATCAGATTCATCTTCACTTTCATCGGCATACTCCTGGCTCAATTCAGCTTTCATTTGCTGAAACTGCTCCCGCATCGACTTCTGACGGACAAGAAATTCCTTATGATCGGCCAACTCGTTTTCCAACTGTTGCTTCTCCAAAAGCAGCTTTTCATCCAATTGCTTTTGTTGCCATTCACGTTTCTTTGCGATGACCGTACGTTGAAACTCCATCCGCTTCTGATGCAGTTTCCTCTCTTCCAGCAATTGCTGCTCGATTGCAGCGGTTTCCTTTTCGAGGGCAGACAGCGATTCTTGAATAGATCCGGTACTCTGAGACTTCCCAGCATCCGTACAAACTTCACTCTTGGTACTACCGTTTCGTTTGGAAGCAGTTTTCTTCACCGGCTTCCTAATCTTCGGTACTTGTAGCTCATTGCTACATTTAGCGCACTTCCACGGTAGGGATGCGATGGCTTCAGTGACCCCAGCACAAACATAATGACTCCAGAAGCTACAACCGTCACACTGAACCATATCATCCGCGCTGTCCGTATCCTCACAAAGTACGCAATTATTGTTGTCGACCTTTTCCGGCATTGACTTCTCCGGCTTTGACTTCTCCGGTAATTACTTCTCCGGCAATGATTTCTCCGGCTTTGCCTTTTCCGGCTTTGACTTCTCCGGCTCGCGTCCCAATTCAGGCATCTTTTTTGAGGTTATGTCTGGTCTGGTGTGTAAATCTTCAAGTTTGTTGTGGTAAAATAAACTCCTCAAAGCAGCGTTCTTTTTCTAGCAGCTTGAAgctaaaatataatttattcgTTTAGCAAATTATTAAGGTTTATGTTTAATACAAATAGTGGTGACTTACATTTAGTATATTTTTCCAAAGACTGTAGCTTGAATGACTACCGGTATGCAAAGTCTGATCGGTCTATGAAGGTTACTTTTGCTAAGTGGTCTAAATTTTAGTGAAATattctttttaatatgttttaccAATTTTAGTTTCTCTTTGTACTTACGGAATCACAAACTTCGATTGATTTTAAATCCAGAGAAACGATTCCAAATGAAATGTTGGATCCGATTGATCCTTTTCAAAACCTCACGTGGTTTAGTTTTCTTCCCTTTTGCCTAATGTACGATTGAATATATGTTAAGATAATTTAAACTACAAATATCGTTCTCTACTTACAGGTTTGAGTTTATAATATAAACTTTTGTATAAAGAAGATACTTATTACTCCACTTAAaggaaaatgtaattttaacgaTTTAGAATAGAACGTCTTGCACTTCTTAAATTCGCACGCAAAATGATGACTCATCTTCTCCCATTGTCTCCCTTGAAGTTTCAGAATTACAGTGGTAAGAGGCAGTTCTATCAAATCGTTCGGCGGAGAATTTTTCCTAGAATCGCATGTCGGAAGTGACAAACGGGTATTAATTATCGTTAAGCTTGCGCATGAACATCCGGTTTATGGTGTTTTGAAAGTATAACTCAGTGAAGTGAGCACAGGAGAGATTTATAGGAGTGATACTGTTTCGATAATTCCCCTCGGGTAAAGCACATATAGATAGTCCCCAATAGATTTCTATACAGTGAGCACGAAATAGTGTGCGTGAAGTCCCGTATATCGGGCAGCCTAAGTGAAGGgctaaaaaattcgaaattgttTTGGCGCGCGGTAGTGTTTACGAAGACAAACAAGCAGAACAGTTGAGTAGTTCGAAACAGAGAGAGTGAATAATAGTGGTTAGCAGCGAAGCAAAAGCTCGCTCTTGCCATAAAAAGCTTACGGGTCAAAGTGAACGGGAGCGAGAGAAATAAAAGAAGAGCGTAGCGTTTCGCATGCGCAGTGGCGGGAGTGAAAAATAGAGCAGGAAAGCTCTACTGAAAACACGTGCTTGAGTGTTTGGTGGTGATAGCAAACACGCCCTAGCGAACCTGGTCGCCTGGTAGCGATAGTTGTAGTTATCGCTGAAAACGGAAACGGAAGTGAGGGGTGGGTGGGGCTCCCTTTCCAATTTGGGTTATTAGGGTACTCTTCCTACTTCCCTATTGATTATCGCAAGTGAATCTGgtaaaaaaagtgtgcaaatttAAAGCGCCATGCCCGGCGCGTCCCCCGGGGATGGGGGTTCCACAGTAGATGTGGATTCATCTCCAATCCCCCCCTATATGCGTTCGTCAACATTTGACGGTCgcaaaatttttcttatggtTAAACGCGCAGCAGAAAATCCTAACCCCTTACCAAACAATCCATTTTGGTTCTCATCAATAATCGAGAGTAAATTGGGAAAACCGCTTAAAAAAGAGGTAGAGATGTCGATCGATGGAAGAGGGTTGAGTTACACCCTCAGCA
This window contains:
- the LOC129759164 gene encoding uncharacterized protein LOC129759164, whose product is MPRLTVPMEKSSPLFKLVPLIDSNGVLRMEGRTEKAEFLPFDLRFPIILPRIHYVSELLVRQYHERYGHGFRESVKNEIMQRFVINGLTCGMWCKMRKCMPETPRMASLPIQRLTPFKRPFTFVGLDYLGPIEVAVGRRREKRWVVVFTCLVVRAVHLEVAHSLSAQSCLMAIRRFVNRRGPPSEYFSDNGTNLRGASKEITQQVRDIQTVCADEFTSATTSWHFIPPATPHMGGAWERMVRSVKSIMGALDDGRKLNDEILLTTLAEAEDIINSRHLTVVSQEAGNEPFCPNSFLRGLNPNESQEVIKPTNPAEALRDSYKRSQEFADVLWKKWIKEYVPIVNQRAKWFSETTPLQKGDLVYIVEGNRRKAWVRGIIEQPIVSSDGRIRQAMVRTTGGVFRRGTANLAVLELTANTDAAEMVAPESFSGPTFDISGNSAPIKTTTSGI
- the LOC129759163 gene encoding uncharacterized protein LOC129759163, which translates into the protein MPEKVDNNNCVLCEDTDSADDMVQCDGCSFWSHYVCAGVTEAIASLPWKCAKCSNELQVPKIRKPVKKTASKRNGSTKSEVCTDAGKSQSTGSIQESLSALEKETAAIEQQLLEERKLHQKRMEFQRTVIAKKREWQQKQLDEKLLLEKQQLENELADHKEFLVRQKSMREQFQQMKAELSQEYADESEDESDPDTASGKTERWVDAHRDVRGAFPKKLATGEISMDTIFCQRGNKQNDDLKKHDLFPEQRQQVNSSLLPEQGPPRMASRMVSGIYPEENAAEFSPYFHELEERFDLTANERSVIRNILERRDRTDPEVHLRTLNAMGPTKEQLAARQAASKHLPVFRGEPEVWPFFISCYETTTAACGFTNTDNLKRLQDSLQGLAKEAVQSRLLLPESVPEAIEDLRQLFGNPEKILKSLLAKVRKAQAPRTDRLETFLYFGIAVKQLCDHLEAAKLHDHMSNPMLVGELVNKLPSDYQLSWVRYKKRNVGTPLRMFTNFMNEIVAEVSEVADFEGERSSSRVSNDVGRNKHKKKEHVNAHDAKVAAATQSYVVPRTRKSCPMCKRTDHKLRFCDDFSSLPLAERRKLVDRLKLCLICLSDHGKVKCTFKGKCNVANCKASHHSLLHCIEETVHHAVAECNVHFKVSRTVIFA